Proteins encoded by one window of Chondromyces crocatus:
- a CDS encoding S66 peptidase family protein produces MLHQGARIAVVAPAGMPSMPDLEAGLELLKAWGYVPVVGPNLRSQHRYLAGTVKQRAADLVWALTSRDVDAVYVARGGYGCVHCLPAIPWAEVVPGRLLLGFSDVTALLVALGQRTGVTGVHAPTLDKLATKTDAETQAAVQRLLAEGGEVTLPGRLVSGQADAVEGPVVGGNLCVLASLIGTPWQVQADGALLVLEDVDEAPYRLDRMVTQFLESGALARVRAVLLGEFTRCTVPREAGWTLEELLVELVEPLGVPVVCGVGVGHGPHNLPWYFGGRGRLAGGVLQVRPRDVVEAPGARRPAAPSPA; encoded by the coding sequence ATGCTCCACCAAGGTGCCAGAATCGCGGTCGTCGCCCCGGCTGGGATGCCCAGCATGCCCGATCTGGAAGCGGGGCTCGAGCTGCTGAAGGCGTGGGGCTACGTGCCCGTGGTCGGGCCCAACCTGCGGTCGCAGCACCGTTACCTGGCGGGGACGGTGAAGCAGCGCGCGGCAGACCTCGTGTGGGCGTTGACGTCGCGGGACGTGGACGCGGTGTACGTGGCGCGCGGGGGCTACGGGTGCGTGCACTGCTTGCCGGCAATCCCGTGGGCGGAGGTGGTGCCGGGGCGGCTGTTGCTCGGGTTCTCGGACGTGACGGCGCTGCTGGTGGCACTGGGGCAGCGCACGGGGGTCACCGGGGTCCACGCGCCGACGCTCGACAAGCTGGCGACGAAGACGGACGCCGAGACGCAGGCGGCCGTGCAGCGGTTGCTGGCCGAGGGGGGTGAGGTGACGCTACCGGGGCGCCTGGTGAGCGGGCAGGCCGACGCCGTGGAAGGGCCCGTCGTGGGCGGGAACCTGTGCGTCCTGGCGAGCTTGATCGGGACGCCCTGGCAGGTGCAGGCCGACGGGGCGCTGCTCGTGCTGGAAGACGTGGACGAGGCGCCCTACCGGCTCGATCGGATGGTGACCCAGTTCCTGGAGAGCGGCGCCCTCGCCAGGGTACGGGCGGTGCTGCTGGGCGAATTCACGCGGTGTACCGTGCCCCGCGAGGCGGGCTGGACGCTGGAGGAGCTGCTGGTCGAGCTGGTGGAGCCGCTGGGGGTGCCCGTGGTGTGCGGGGTCGGGGTGGGGCACGGGCCGCACAACCTGCCGTGGTACTTCGGAGGCCGAGGGCGACTCGCGGGGGGCGTGCTGCAGGTGCGGCCGCGGGACG
- a CDS encoding WD40 repeat domain-containing protein has translation MSDAEKRESLGLSAPGTHERGALDAMTPVPMWMVRSEALSVAFHPRRELLATAHEDRTVRLWDATSGVGLRVLRGHHARVTSVAFDRTGDLLASGSDDGWVRLWDGNTGRPLMALSAEGAEKEEGKGTSAGVTCLAWSGAGDHLAWGARDGQVRIWDAPGGRTGAEDARLSLRVLEGHTAAVTCLSWGGEGDRQLLSGSSDRTLRRWEGRTGALLHIHEGHEAEVTSVAWCPRGARFASAARGEPVQLWDAVANLPQQRLDVGGEDGPGVVTALAWHPREDRIAAGREDARLDLWDAVTGTFLQQLDGHEASIRGVTWSPDGELLASASEDTRTLLWSAATGARLADLTGDVGWSIGVAWSTDGASLSAGTSDEIVTRWSARTASVSAQIVGELGGVTAIGWTADGARVATGAFDCTVRLWDARTGEPSGTLEGHEALVASVTWSPDGTRLASGAADRTVRVWPAQPAKPLGVVVGMHEGVVVGVHEDAVLGVALHPEGALVASVGRDATVRVWAASDDGARRGPPRALQVLRGHEGPSVCVAFSADGARLASGGVDGTVRLWSSRTGAPLGLLGGHGGAVRCVAWSADGTRLASSGDDTTVRLWDAHTGKPLGDLVGHTGGVLALAFHPEHALVASASEDGSLCVWDLAQRRSPTRLLPLPGGWVALTPDGRHQRGGELAGAFWYALGLRRLEVDEIEGAWPGTRRAEPWRLF, from the coding sequence ATGAGCGACGCGGAGAAGCGGGAGAGCCTCGGCCTTTCGGCGCCCGGCACGCACGAACGGGGCGCGCTGGACGCGATGACCCCCGTGCCCATGTGGATGGTGCGCTCCGAGGCCCTCTCCGTGGCGTTTCACCCGCGTCGCGAGCTGCTCGCCACCGCCCACGAGGACCGGACCGTGCGCCTCTGGGACGCCACCTCCGGGGTGGGTCTGCGGGTGCTGCGCGGGCATCACGCCAGGGTGACCAGCGTGGCCTTCGATCGCACGGGAGACCTGCTCGCCTCGGGCTCCGACGACGGCTGGGTGCGCCTCTGGGACGGGAACACGGGGCGCCCGCTGATGGCGCTGAGCGCAGAAGGGGCAGAAAAAGAGGAGGGGAAGGGGACGTCCGCTGGCGTGACCTGCCTTGCCTGGAGCGGTGCGGGCGACCACCTCGCCTGGGGGGCTCGGGATGGGCAGGTGCGGATCTGGGATGCACCTGGAGGTCGCACTGGCGCGGAGGACGCGCGCCTCTCGCTGCGCGTGCTCGAAGGACACACGGCCGCGGTGACGTGCCTCTCGTGGGGCGGGGAGGGCGATCGACAGCTCCTCTCTGGTTCGAGCGACCGCACGCTGAGGCGGTGGGAGGGTCGAACGGGAGCGCTCCTCCACATCCATGAAGGCCACGAAGCCGAGGTGACGAGCGTCGCCTGGTGTCCTCGAGGGGCGCGGTTCGCTTCCGCTGCGCGTGGGGAGCCGGTGCAGCTCTGGGACGCGGTGGCGAACCTCCCGCAACAGCGGCTCGATGTGGGCGGGGAGGATGGACCGGGCGTCGTGACCGCCCTCGCCTGGCACCCACGCGAAGACAGGATCGCGGCCGGGAGGGAGGACGCGCGCCTGGACCTCTGGGACGCCGTGACTGGCACCTTCTTGCAGCAGCTCGACGGACACGAGGCCTCGATCCGAGGCGTCACGTGGAGCCCAGATGGCGAGCTGCTCGCTTCGGCGTCGGAGGACACCCGGACCCTGCTGTGGAGCGCCGCGACCGGCGCACGGCTCGCGGACCTCACGGGCGATGTGGGCTGGTCGATCGGCGTGGCCTGGAGCACCGACGGTGCGTCCTTGTCCGCAGGCACGAGCGACGAGATCGTGACCCGCTGGTCCGCCCGGACCGCCTCCGTCTCGGCGCAGATCGTGGGGGAGCTCGGCGGCGTGACGGCGATCGGCTGGACCGCCGACGGGGCACGGGTCGCAACGGGGGCCTTCGACTGCACCGTGCGCCTGTGGGACGCCCGCACCGGGGAGCCCTCGGGTACGCTGGAGGGACACGAGGCGCTCGTCGCCAGCGTGACCTGGAGCCCCGACGGGACACGGCTCGCTTCGGGCGCTGCCGACAGGACCGTGCGCGTGTGGCCAGCGCAACCCGCGAAGCCGCTGGGGGTCGTGGTGGGCATGCACGAGGGGGTCGTGGTGGGAGTACACGAGGATGCGGTGCTGGGCGTCGCTCTCCACCCCGAGGGTGCGCTGGTCGCCTCGGTCGGGCGGGACGCCACGGTGCGCGTGTGGGCAGCGAGCGACGACGGCGCGCGCCGAGGACCTCCTCGGGCCCTCCAGGTCCTCCGCGGGCACGAGGGACCGAGCGTGTGTGTGGCCTTCAGCGCGGATGGCGCGCGGCTCGCCTCGGGCGGGGTGGACGGGACGGTGCGGCTGTGGTCCTCCCGAACCGGCGCGCCCCTCGGCCTCCTCGGAGGCCACGGTGGTGCGGTCCGATGCGTGGCCTGGAGCGCGGACGGCACACGGCTCGCTTCGAGCGGGGACGACACCACGGTCCGCCTCTGGGACGCGCACACGGGGAAACCTCTCGGCGACCTGGTGGGCCACACCGGCGGCGTGCTCGCCCTGGCCTTTCATCCCGAGCACGCGCTCGTCGCCTCGGCATCGGAGGACGGCTCCCTCTGCGTCTGGGACCTGGCGCAGCGACGATCCCCGACGCGCCTCCTTCCTCTCCCTGGTGGCTGGGTGGCCCTCACGCCCGACGGGCGCCACCAGCGTGGGGGCGAACTCGCGGGCGCGTTCTGGTACGCGCTCGGGCTGCGACGGCTGGAGGTCGACGAGATCGAGGGCGCTTGGCCTGGTACACGTCGCGCGGAGCCCTGGCGTCTCTTCTGA
- a CDS encoding Hcp family type VI secretion system effector, which produces MALNAYLRLKGQTQGEIKGSVIQKGREDSIMVIAVSHEIVSPRDAASGLPSGKRMHKPLVITKELDKSSPLLLNVLTNNENIIDLTIDFWTPQITAARGAGSEVQHYSIRLTNANIASINFRMPNNKHPELMKFAEYEEVAFTYEKIEWTWKDGGIMAADDWRQPV; this is translated from the coding sequence ATGGCACTTAATGCGTACCTCCGACTGAAGGGCCAGACCCAGGGCGAGATCAAGGGCTCCGTCATCCAGAAGGGGCGTGAGGACTCGATCATGGTGATCGCGGTCAGCCACGAGATCGTGAGCCCCCGTGACGCGGCCAGCGGCCTCCCCAGCGGGAAGCGCATGCACAAGCCGCTGGTGATCACCAAGGAGCTCGACAAGTCGTCGCCGCTCCTCCTGAACGTGCTCACCAACAACGAGAACATCATCGATCTCACGATCGACTTCTGGACGCCCCAGATCACGGCCGCCCGCGGCGCCGGCTCCGAGGTCCAGCACTACAGCATCCGCCTTACCAACGCGAACATCGCCTCGATCAACTTCCGGATGCCCAACAACAAGCACCCGGAGCTCATGAAGTTCGCCGAGTACGAGGAGGTTGCCTTCACGTACGAGAAGATCGAGTGGACCTGGAAGGACGGCGGCATCATGGCTGCCGACGACTGGCGTCAGCCGGTCTGA
- the tssD gene encoding type VI secretion system tube protein TssD, giving the protein MALNAHLKLTATQQGLVLGSVTQKGREGTVMVRAAQHLVVGPRDPASGRPMGKRIHMPFVITKEIDRSSPILYSILCNNENVSRVEILFYAPDKTGMERQHFTVCLTNANICGIDLRMPNTKNPRTSGLPAREEVSFTYEKITWTWNEGNISAADDWVAPR; this is encoded by the coding sequence ATGGCCCTGAACGCGCACCTCAAGCTCACCGCGACGCAGCAGGGCTTGGTGCTCGGCTCCGTGACCCAGAAGGGGCGCGAGGGCACGGTGATGGTGCGCGCCGCGCAGCACCTCGTCGTTGGCCCCAGGGATCCGGCGAGCGGGCGGCCGATGGGCAAGCGGATCCACATGCCCTTCGTGATCACGAAGGAAATCGATCGCTCCAGCCCGATTCTCTATTCCATCCTCTGCAACAACGAGAACGTGTCGCGCGTCGAGATCCTGTTCTACGCGCCGGACAAGACGGGCATGGAGCGGCAGCACTTCACGGTCTGTCTCACGAACGCCAACATCTGCGGCATCGATCTCAGGATGCCGAACACGAAGAACCCTCGGACGTCCGGGCTCCCTGCGCGCGAAGAGGTGTCGTTCACCTACGAGAAGATCACCTGGACGTGGAACGAGGGGAACATCTCGGCCGCCGACGACTGGGTGGCACCGCGCTGA
- a CDS encoding cob(I)yrinic acid a,c-diamide adenosyltransferase: MTQERTFRAPRITINRVYTRHGDGGLTRLVGGQQLPKDDLRIESYGTVDELNAFIGAARQTLLEALPGTAPDRRERLETLGRSLYRVQHELFNLGSILATLPEDVHPRQPRITEAEIERLEAEIDEAQEDLETLRSFVLPGGARLNTDLHVARTVCRRAERLCVQLGREGGADPLPVGYLNRLSDALFVWSRWASLLLGAPEVLWEPDVSASGMAAKAATEDGSTKEQG; encoded by the coding sequence GTGACCCAGGAACGCACCTTCCGCGCCCCGCGCATCACCATCAACCGCGTCTACACACGCCACGGCGACGGGGGACTCACCCGCCTCGTAGGCGGCCAGCAGCTCCCGAAGGACGACCTGCGCATCGAGAGCTACGGCACCGTCGACGAGCTGAACGCCTTCATCGGCGCTGCGCGCCAGACCTTGCTCGAAGCGCTCCCCGGCACCGCGCCCGACCGGCGCGAGCGGCTCGAGACCCTGGGCCGATCGCTCTACCGGGTCCAGCACGAGCTGTTCAACCTCGGCTCGATCCTCGCGACCCTCCCCGAGGACGTCCACCCCAGGCAGCCTCGCATCACCGAGGCCGAGATCGAGCGACTCGAAGCCGAGATCGACGAGGCCCAGGAAGATCTCGAGACCCTGCGCTCCTTCGTGCTCCCTGGCGGCGCGCGGCTGAACACCGACCTCCACGTCGCCCGCACCGTCTGCCGACGCGCCGAGCGGCTGTGCGTGCAGCTCGGCCGTGAGGGCGGCGCCGACCCGCTCCCGGTGGGCTACCTGAACCGGCTGAGCGACGCCCTCTTCGTCTGGAGCCGCTGGGCGTCGCTGCTCCTCGGGGCCCCCGAGGTCCTCTGGGAGCCCGATGTCTCTGCCAGCGGCATGGCGGCCAAGGCAGCGACCGAAGACGGCTCCACGAAAGAGCAGGGGTAG
- a CDS encoding TetR/AcrR family transcriptional regulator: MTASERPRAGRKRSEASRTAILTAALDLVRAHGYAAVSIDAIAAEARVGKHTIYRWWRSKAEVLLQALSEATDEQVVPVETGALESDLRERLALIFSLSSHEQPASHLLRALMAEAQLDPAFHALFKGYIERRRGHLRAVFERARDRGEVAEGVDLETLIDMVLGAMWYRRLIQHGPLDRPFAESLARITAHTARTALPAGRGGAG, from the coding sequence ATGACGGCCTCGGAGCGTCCACGCGCCGGCCGGAAGCGAAGCGAGGCCTCGCGGACGGCCATCCTGACCGCGGCCCTGGATCTGGTACGCGCCCATGGCTACGCGGCGGTCAGCATCGACGCCATCGCCGCCGAGGCACGGGTCGGCAAGCACACCATCTACCGGTGGTGGCGCTCGAAGGCGGAGGTGCTGCTCCAGGCGCTGAGCGAGGCGACGGACGAGCAGGTCGTCCCCGTCGAGACGGGCGCGCTGGAGAGCGATCTGCGGGAGCGTCTGGCACTGATCTTCTCGCTCAGCTCCCACGAGCAGCCCGCGTCCCACCTGCTGCGCGCGCTCATGGCCGAGGCGCAGCTCGACCCGGCGTTCCACGCGCTCTTCAAGGGGTACATCGAGCGGCGCCGCGGGCATCTCCGGGCGGTGTTCGAGCGCGCCCGTGACCGGGGCGAGGTCGCCGAGGGGGTCGACCTGGAGACGCTCATCGACATGGTGCTGGGGGCGATGTGGTACCGGCGGCTCATCCAGCATGGGCCGCTGGACCGCCCCTTCGCCGAGTCGCTGGCGCGGATCACCGCCCACACTGCGCGCACCGCGCTCCCTGCCGGCAGAGGCGGCGCGGGATAG
- the moeB gene encoding molybdopterin-synthase adenylyltransferase MoeB — MPTTYSDLMANVRSSIREVTLGDLKRRLDEKEPITLIDVREKEEHRAGYIPGAISIPRGFLEIQVEQKVPDRAAKIVAYCAGGTRSALAAKTLQDLGYTNVESANPGFTRWKDLGYPVEAPPQLTDAQRDRYSRHLLLPEVGEVGQAKLLSARVLLLGAGGLGSPAALYLAAAGVGTIGLCDADVVDASNLQRQILHATSRVGEPKVDSAEKALRDLNPDVKVVKFQERLDSSNVDRIFEGFDVIVDGCDNFPTRYLVNDASVWKKKPVVHGSIFRFEGQVTTFLAGEGPCYRCLYPEPPPPHLAPSCQEAGVLGILPGVVGVIQATEAIKLILGRGTPLIGRLLTYDSLRMKFGELRLRRDKTCPVCGENPTIKEYIDYEGFCTIPT, encoded by the coding sequence ATGCCCACGACCTACAGCGACCTGATGGCCAACGTCCGTTCGTCGATCCGCGAGGTGACGCTCGGCGATCTCAAGCGTCGCCTGGACGAGAAGGAGCCGATCACGCTCATCGACGTGCGCGAGAAGGAGGAGCACCGCGCCGGGTACATCCCCGGGGCGATCTCGATCCCGCGTGGCTTCCTGGAGATTCAGGTCGAGCAGAAGGTGCCCGATCGCGCGGCGAAGATCGTGGCCTACTGCGCAGGCGGGACGCGCTCGGCGCTCGCGGCGAAGACGCTGCAGGACCTCGGCTACACCAACGTGGAGAGCGCGAACCCGGGGTTCACGCGGTGGAAGGATCTCGGCTACCCGGTGGAGGCGCCGCCGCAGCTCACCGACGCGCAGCGGGACCGGTACTCGCGGCACCTGCTCTTGCCGGAGGTCGGCGAGGTCGGCCAGGCGAAGCTGCTCTCGGCGCGGGTGCTCTTGCTCGGCGCGGGAGGCCTGGGGAGCCCGGCGGCGCTGTACCTGGCGGCCGCTGGCGTGGGCACGATCGGGCTGTGCGACGCCGACGTGGTGGATGCGTCGAACCTGCAGCGCCAGATCCTGCACGCGACCTCGCGCGTGGGCGAGCCCAAGGTGGACAGCGCCGAGAAGGCCCTGCGGGACCTGAACCCGGACGTGAAGGTGGTGAAATTCCAGGAGCGGCTCGACAGCTCGAACGTCGACCGGATCTTCGAGGGCTTCGACGTGATCGTCGACGGCTGCGACAACTTCCCCACCCGCTACCTCGTGAACGACGCGTCGGTGTGGAAGAAGAAGCCCGTCGTCCACGGGTCCATCTTCCGCTTCGAGGGCCAGGTGACGACGTTCCTGGCCGGGGAAGGTCCCTGCTACCGCTGCCTGTACCCCGAGCCGCCGCCGCCCCACCTGGCCCCGAGCTGCCAGGAGGCGGGGGTGCTCGGGATCCTGCCCGGCGTGGTGGGCGTGATCCAGGCGACGGAGGCCATCAAGCTGATCCTCGGGCGCGGGACGCCGCTCATCGGCCGGCTGCTGACCTACGACTCCTTGCGGATGAAGTTCGGCGAGCTTCGGCTGCGGCGGGACAAGACCTGCCCGGTGTGCGGCGAGAACCCGACCATCAAGGAGTACATCGACTACGAGGGGTTCTGCACCATCCCCACCTGA
- a CDS encoding peptidylglycine alpha-amidating monooxygenase, with product MRVLSSFAPFLAVIPILVVACSGGDDGKSGTEGTGAGDTGSGLPCEVEAVLQKDCRSCHGSSPQFGAPNPLVTHADLHAAGRSDPSKKVYELVSDRVHDTARPMPPPPASPLGEESLRLLDDWIARGAPAGSTSCEPSGEGGSGNLPTLNCTPDITIQAEAPYVMPKEVEDVYMCYGVDVEIGEKRQIIAHAPRVDNTTIVHHMLLFAADAAYPKTPQVCNGGNMGRLMGVWAPGGQALELPPEAGFAIEGTAHFVVQVHYSNLMGLDGEQDRSGYSLCTTDQLRPNDADVMAFGTNKIAVPPNGSQDVTCDLTIPALFPQITTISGMPHMHKIGTHISTTLLPADGRSPVDLGTSDPWDFDLQEWTDVRTTLGPGDLVRARCAWNNPTPYQVNFGEGTSDEMCFGFVMYYPRITAPQWVWGAPAFLSTCSPTP from the coding sequence ATGCGAGTTCTTTCGTCGTTCGCACCGTTTCTCGCCGTGATTCCCATCCTCGTCGTCGCGTGCAGCGGCGGTGACGACGGGAAGTCAGGAACGGAGGGCACGGGTGCAGGTGACACAGGCAGCGGGCTCCCGTGCGAGGTCGAGGCCGTCCTGCAGAAGGACTGCCGCTCGTGTCACGGCAGCTCGCCACAGTTCGGCGCGCCGAACCCGCTGGTCACGCACGCCGACCTGCACGCGGCGGGGCGGAGTGATCCATCGAAGAAGGTGTACGAGCTGGTCTCGGACCGCGTCCACGACACCGCCCGGCCCATGCCCCCTCCGCCCGCCTCGCCGCTCGGCGAAGAGAGCCTCCGCCTCCTGGACGACTGGATCGCCCGAGGGGCTCCCGCAGGCAGCACCTCGTGCGAACCCTCGGGCGAAGGCGGCTCGGGAAACCTCCCCACGCTGAACTGCACGCCCGACATCACCATCCAGGCGGAGGCGCCGTACGTGATGCCGAAGGAAGTGGAGGACGTCTACATGTGTTACGGCGTCGACGTGGAGATCGGCGAAAAGCGGCAGATCATCGCCCACGCGCCGCGGGTCGACAACACGACCATCGTCCACCACATGCTGCTCTTCGCCGCCGACGCGGCCTACCCGAAGACCCCGCAGGTCTGCAACGGCGGGAACATGGGGCGCTTGATGGGCGTGTGGGCACCGGGTGGCCAGGCGCTGGAGCTGCCTCCCGAGGCCGGCTTCGCGATCGAGGGGACCGCGCATTTCGTGGTCCAGGTGCACTACAGCAACCTGATGGGCCTCGACGGCGAGCAGGATCGCTCCGGCTATTCGCTCTGCACCACCGACCAGCTCCGGCCGAACGACGCCGACGTGATGGCCTTCGGTACGAACAAGATCGCCGTCCCGCCGAACGGCTCCCAGGACGTCACCTGCGACCTGACGATCCCGGCGCTGTTCCCCCAGATCACGACCATCTCGGGGATGCCGCACATGCACAAGATCGGCACGCACATCTCCACGACGCTCCTCCCTGCGGACGGCCGGAGCCCGGTGGATCTGGGCACGTCCGATCCCTGGGACTTCGATCTGCAGGAGTGGACCGACGTGCGCACCACACTCGGGCCAGGAGACCTGGTGCGGGCCCGGTGCGCCTGGAACAACCCCACCCCCTACCAGGTGAACTTCGGCGAAGGGACGAGCGACGAGATGTGCTTCGGGTTCGTCATGTACTACCCGAGGATCACCGCGCCGCAGTGGGTCTGGGGCGCGCCCGCCTTCCTGTCGACCTGCTCCCCCACCCCTTGA
- a CDS encoding FxLYD domain-containing protein yields the protein MILGLGCGGIFLLGIIGALVFFMRVKSAAEEIMQSPEFNLPTGDTAGSPATGTLQAELRDLREFKGFGNSRAFVGEIHNTGTDAIGIPSAKVIFYDAAGTAVTSSSCMSIVRALPPGEKVPCSFTVPATTKSVSHKVEITPMRAFAAGQTAKLEVTDVTYTPKKQVYGMNEMKGKVTNQSDFEAKGVIVIVSLYDKAGKIVGATQTTVAGSNIPAGGSARFTATLMDVAGPADTWQVLSVGYRQ from the coding sequence TTGATCCTCGGCCTCGGATGCGGCGGCATCTTCCTGCTGGGGATCATCGGCGCGCTGGTGTTCTTCATGCGCGTGAAGAGCGCTGCCGAGGAGATCATGCAGTCGCCGGAGTTCAACCTCCCCACGGGCGACACGGCAGGCTCACCGGCGACCGGCACCCTCCAGGCCGAGCTGCGCGATCTGCGAGAGTTCAAGGGCTTCGGAAACTCGCGCGCGTTCGTCGGCGAGATCCACAACACGGGCACCGACGCCATCGGGATCCCCTCGGCGAAGGTGATCTTCTACGACGCCGCGGGGACGGCCGTCACGAGCAGCTCCTGCATGAGCATCGTCCGTGCGCTGCCGCCCGGAGAGAAGGTGCCTTGCTCGTTCACGGTGCCGGCGACCACGAAGTCGGTGAGCCACAAGGTCGAGATCACCCCGATGCGGGCGTTCGCCGCGGGCCAGACGGCGAAGCTCGAGGTCACCGACGTGACGTACACGCCCAAGAAGCAGGTGTACGGCATGAACGAGATGAAGGGGAAGGTCACCAACCAGTCGGACTTCGAGGCGAAGGGCGTGATCGTGATCGTTTCGCTCTACGACAAGGCCGGCAAGATCGTCGGCGCCACGCAGACCACCGTCGCAGGCAGCAACATCCCTGCGGGCGGCTCCGCGCGCTTCACTGCGACGCTCATGGATGTCGCGGGGCCCGCCGACACGTGGCAGGTCCTCTCGGTCGGCTACCGTCAGTGA
- a CDS encoding tetratricopeptide repeat protein, with product MNNKERPEAGDAGKVIHVVFGPGGGRVAAPHPPRAPEPPASNEPVSDLFTASEVAKLLGVAVGKLRTLDRASIVSPSGRRRGRRAYTFSDLIALRAARDLLVRKVRLRDVAKAIENIVAALPRVTRPLAELRIVSDGQAVVVRSSSGSFEPLTGQMVLDFEVKDLRDDVVRVLRPRVGRDRARTAYDLYMQASQLDEDPETMDDAESLYRRALEIDPWLAIATTNLGNICFRRGDEAQAEVLYQKALQIDPQQPEAQYNLGYVMLDRGQALEAISYFRGAIESDPRFADAYYNLAMAYEQIGESTKARPCWRKYLELEPTGTWAEIARKHL from the coding sequence ATGAACAACAAGGAACGACCCGAGGCCGGCGACGCCGGCAAGGTGATTCACGTCGTCTTCGGGCCAGGGGGTGGCCGTGTGGCGGCACCTCACCCGCCGCGCGCTCCGGAGCCGCCTGCCTCGAACGAGCCGGTCTCCGATCTGTTCACGGCGAGCGAGGTGGCGAAGCTGCTCGGCGTCGCGGTGGGCAAGCTGCGGACCCTCGACCGCGCCAGCATCGTGTCGCCGAGTGGTCGTCGCCGTGGGCGTCGGGCCTACACGTTCTCCGATCTGATCGCGCTGCGGGCTGCGCGCGACCTGCTGGTCCGCAAGGTGCGCTTGCGCGACGTGGCGAAGGCGATCGAGAACATCGTCGCCGCCCTGCCGCGGGTGACGCGGCCGCTCGCCGAGCTGCGCATCGTCTCCGATGGGCAAGCGGTGGTGGTCCGTAGCTCCTCGGGCTCGTTCGAGCCGCTCACCGGGCAGATGGTCCTCGACTTCGAGGTCAAGGATCTGCGCGACGACGTCGTGCGTGTGCTGCGTCCGCGGGTGGGGCGTGATCGCGCCCGCACCGCGTACGACCTGTACATGCAGGCCAGCCAGCTCGATGAGGACCCGGAGACCATGGACGACGCCGAGTCGCTCTACCGGCGCGCGCTGGAGATCGATCCCTGGCTGGCCATCGCGACGACGAACCTCGGCAACATCTGCTTTCGCCGCGGGGACGAGGCGCAGGCCGAGGTGCTTTACCAGAAGGCCCTGCAGATCGATCCGCAGCAGCCCGAGGCCCAGTACAACCTCGGCTACGTGATGCTGGATCGAGGCCAGGCACTGGAGGCCATCTCCTACTTCCGGGGCGCGATCGAGAGCGATCCGCGCTTCGCGGACGCCTACTACAACCTGGCGATGGCCTACGAGCAGATCGGTGAATCGACGAAGGCGCGGCCTTGCTGGCGCAAATACCTGGAGCTCGAGCCGACCGGGACCTGGGCCGAGATCGCGCGCAAGCACCTCTGA